From the Armatimonadota bacterium genome, one window contains:
- a CDS encoding DUF3084 domain-containing protein, which produces MEFGIILVPLLILVSGGIAFVGNLVGRAIGRRRLTLLGLRPRHTAQIITVATGMLITVLTVAAVLLVSQDARQALFQFRSLQAQLDSLQGEIRGAESRLKQLKQGDIAYLRNQEVLRGIIDARLPLVQVAVEVDTLRLRAVDQALASGIGVDGTTGSVLRLFPPALTWDQVAELVKQHPGETVVRIVANENTLVGEPLEVSVQLVDNRLVFPRGRVLGSGQVDGRRSRDEVGRQLLELLDQSAPAARREVLSPPFARITDPPLVETELDALRRVVSAITQARRPVRVDVVVTQDVYTVGPLRVSFRPRI; this is translated from the coding sequence ATGGAGTTCGGCATCATCCTGGTTCCCCTGCTCATCCTGGTTAGCGGGGGGATCGCCTTCGTGGGAAACCTGGTCGGCCGGGCCATCGGGCGGCGCCGGCTCACCCTCCTCGGATTGCGCCCCCGCCACACCGCCCAGATCATCACTGTGGCCACCGGCATGCTCATCACCGTCCTCACCGTGGCCGCGGTGCTGCTGGTCTCGCAGGACGCCCGCCAGGCGCTCTTCCAGTTCCGCAGCCTCCAGGCCCAGCTCGACAGCCTGCAGGGGGAAATCCGGGGGGCGGAGAGTCGGCTGAAGCAGTTGAAGCAGGGAGACATAGCTTACCTGCGCAACCAGGAGGTGCTGCGGGGGATCATCGACGCCCGCCTCCCCCTGGTACAGGTGGCGGTAGAGGTGGACACGCTGCGCCTGCGCGCGGTGGACCAGGCGCTGGCCAGCGGCATCGGCGTCGACGGGACGACGGGGTCGGTGCTGCGCCTCTTTCCTCCCGCCCTGACCTGGGACCAGGTGGCGGAGCTGGTCAAGCAGCACCCAGGGGAGACCGTGGTGCGCATCGTGGCCAACGAGAACACCCTGGTGGGCGAGCCCCTGGAGGTCTCGGTTCAACTGGTGGACAACCGGCTGGTCTTCCCGCGGGGCCGGGTGCTGGGGTCGGGTCAGGTCGACGGTCGGCGCTCCCGTGACGAGGTGGGGCGACAGTTGCTGGAACTGCTCGACCAGTCTGCCCCCGCCGCCCGCCGCGAGGTCCTCTCGCCGCCGTTCGCCCGCATCACCGACCCCCCGCTGGTGGAGACGGAGCTGGACGCCCTGCGCCGCGTGGTGAGCGCCATCACCCAGGCCCGCCGCCCAGTTCGTGTGGACGTGGTGGTGACGCAGGACGTATACACCGTCGGCCCCCTGCGCGTCTCTTTCCGCCCGCGCATCTGA
- a CDS encoding polyprenol monophosphomannose synthase, whose product MRLAMTARTALILPTYNEREALPRLVAALRPLVPVMDLEVIVVDDASPDGTAEVAAALAADGPVPIRVIRRPGKAGLASAVLAGAAVASAPVVAVMDCDGSHPPEVLPALVAAVQRGADLAVASRYVPGGRIQRWPAWRRLASMVATAGARLLLRLAVRDPLSGYFAARREVLAGDYWGLGFKILLEILARNPGLTVVEVGYTFTDRATGRSKLSPREVIAYLRLLGRLLVSR is encoded by the coding sequence GTGCGCCTCGCCATGACGGCCCGGACCGCCCTGATCCTGCCCACCTACAACGAGCGAGAGGCCCTGCCCCGGCTGGTGGCCGCCCTGCGTCCGCTGGTCCCGGTGATGGACCTGGAGGTGATCGTCGTGGACGACGCCTCCCCCGACGGGACGGCGGAGGTGGCCGCGGCCCTGGCCGCGGATGGTCCCGTGCCCATACGTGTGATCCGCCGGCCGGGGAAGGCGGGGCTGGCCTCGGCGGTGCTGGCGGGAGCGGCGGTCGCCTCCGCGCCGGTGGTCGCGGTGATGGACTGCGACGGCTCCCACCCTCCGGAGGTCCTGCCGGCCCTGGTGGCGGCGGTGCAGAGAGGCGCGGATCTGGCGGTGGCCTCGCGCTACGTGCCGGGCGGGAGGATCCAGCGGTGGCCCGCCTGGCGGCGCCTGGCCAGCATGGTGGCGACGGCCGGAGCACGCCTCCTCCTGCGCCTGGCTGTGCGCGACCCGCTCTCGGGCTACTTCGCCGCACGCCGTGAGGTGCTCGCCGGCGACTACTGGGGCCTGGGGTTCAAGATCCTGCTGGAGATCCTGGCGCGCAACCCCGGGCTGACCGTGGTGGAGGTGGGCTACACCTTCACCGACCGCGCCACCGGGCGCAGCAAACTCTCACCGCGAGAGGTCATCGCCTACCTGCGGCTGCTCGGCCGCCTGCTGGTCTCCCGCTGA
- a CDS encoding glycosyltransferase family 39 protein, whose translation MAGALTVRLPERAAPLLLAAAALAFFTVALGQGSLWDQDEAKYTEVARAIVQRGDPFTLYSNGAPWFVHPPLYMWLVAATGALFGFTEFTARIWSALFGASGVLVTVLLARRFYDLRTGLLAGLILMTMLEYFLLSRMAVFDVPLVVFMLLALSMAVAAEQARSGPDRRSAYRWLFVWAGLGTLTKGPIALLLPGMALGIWWLVRGRLRERLRELPWEGLLLYGLIGLSWYGIETALHGRAFLRTAVGYYLFTRFFGVVENQPGPWYYYLPVLAAGAFPWSALLPSACVYHWRRARQKDSSLLLLLWMGTVLLFYSAAGTKLPNYILPLLPVAAVAVARLCAAALWEGDPRADGLLRWSGAVLLSVAGFLVVAVAVLGARQSPAHYASLRLQLRLLALPVVGGVAVAAGLMAWRRHAPALAALVTTMAVTLGVLVFVVLPAAETLKPMKPLALVLGARIQPGDRIVAAGLSDRASLVFYSGHPVRWVAPREAEARRALCGPGRAFLVLERGDYDRWARRAFAGELVPMASRGELLVLRTAQPLPCASP comes from the coding sequence GTGGCGGGTGCGCTGACCGTCCGGCTGCCGGAGCGGGCTGCTCCCCTGCTGCTGGCGGCGGCCGCCCTGGCCTTCTTCACTGTTGCCCTGGGGCAGGGGAGCCTGTGGGACCAGGACGAGGCGAAATACACCGAGGTGGCCCGCGCCATCGTCCAGCGGGGAGATCCCTTCACCCTGTACAGCAACGGCGCACCCTGGTTCGTCCACCCGCCTCTGTATATGTGGCTGGTTGCCGCCACCGGTGCTCTGTTTGGTTTCACGGAGTTCACCGCGCGGATCTGGTCGGCGCTCTTTGGGGCCTCCGGCGTGCTCGTTACCGTGCTGCTTGCCCGCCGGTTTTATGACCTGCGCACGGGGCTGCTGGCCGGGCTGATCCTGATGACCATGCTGGAGTACTTCCTGCTGTCCCGCATGGCCGTCTTCGACGTCCCGCTTGTGGTCTTCATGCTTCTGGCACTCTCGATGGCGGTGGCGGCGGAGCAGGCCAGGAGCGGGCCGGATCGGAGGAGCGCCTACCGCTGGTTGTTCGTCTGGGCTGGCCTGGGGACGCTGACCAAAGGTCCGATCGCCCTGCTGCTGCCGGGGATGGCGCTGGGGATCTGGTGGCTGGTGCGGGGAAGGCTTCGGGAGCGCCTGCGGGAGCTTCCCTGGGAGGGCCTGCTCCTCTACGGCCTGATCGGCCTCTCCTGGTACGGCATCGAGACCGCCCTCCACGGCCGGGCGTTCCTGCGCACGGCGGTGGGCTATTACCTGTTCACCCGCTTCTTCGGCGTCGTGGAGAACCAGCCCGGGCCTTGGTACTACTACCTGCCCGTGCTGGCCGCCGGCGCCTTTCCCTGGAGCGCGCTGCTGCCCTCAGCCTGCGTCTACCACTGGCGGAGGGCCCGCCAGAAGGACAGCAGCCTCCTCCTGCTGCTGTGGATGGGGACTGTGCTCCTGTTCTACTCCGCCGCGGGTACGAAGCTGCCTAACTACATCCTCCCTCTCCTGCCGGTGGCCGCCGTCGCCGTCGCCCGCCTGTGTGCTGCTGCGCTGTGGGAGGGCGACCCCCGGGCCGATGGCCTCCTGCGCTGGAGCGGCGCGGTGCTGCTGTCCGTTGCCGGGTTTCTGGTCGTGGCTGTGGCAGTGCTGGGCGCGCGGCAATCACCGGCGCATTACGCCTCCTTGCGGCTGCAGCTCCGCCTGCTGGCCCTCCCGGTGGTCGGGGGCGTGGCGGTGGCAGCGGGGTTGATGGCCTGGCGGAGGCACGCGCCTGCTCTGGCCGCCCTGGTTACCACCATGGCGGTCACCCTGGGGGTCCTGGTCTTCGTCGTCCTCCCTGCGGCGGAGACCCTCAAGCCGATGAAGCCGCTGGCCCTGGTACTGGGGGCCCGGATCCAGCCGGGTGACCGCATCGTCGCTGCCGGCCTGAGCGATCGGGCCTCCCTGGTCTTCTACAGCGGGCACCCGGTCCGGTGGGTCGCGCCTCGCGAGGCGGAAGCCCGGCGGGCACTGTGCGGCCCGGGACGCGCCTTCCTGGTACTCGAGCGCGGCGACTACGACCGCTGGGCGCGGCGGGCCTTTGCCGGGGAGCTGGTACCGATGGCATCGAGGGGCGAGCTGCTTGTGCTGCGGACGGCGCAGCCCCTTCCGTGCGCCTCGCCATGA
- a CDS encoding LptF/LptG family permease, whose amino-acid sequence MISILDRYILKQVLGLFLFGVGLFTVLLAVNDIFGLVRIAVSQHIALPTVLRLLLLRLPNLAVASLPMALLLAVLMTAGRLSEHNEVVAMRTGGISLGRMSLPVLVVAALVAVGGAVLGEWTVPLAEDRFAQEISRATRQPPSPRGYVLFREVEGSRVSVYYARRMAGGGEVLEGLVVNQFEAERLVRVIEARRARYSGGRWEFEEGTVHLLSASPPVEMSFHRLEAQIRRTPREILAQHKDPSQMTIRELRAYIAVLRRTGEVVVEYLVWMHARMALPSSSLPFALLAIPLGLRPHRGGPSIGLGLTVLIILIYYLLTNATLALGQTGRLPPLLAAWTPNLLLASLGGALLWRVR is encoded by the coding sequence GTGATCTCCATCCTGGATCGGTACATCCTGAAGCAGGTGCTGGGCCTCTTCCTCTTTGGGGTGGGCCTGTTCACCGTCCTGCTGGCGGTGAACGACATCTTCGGGCTGGTGCGGATCGCCGTCAGCCAGCACATCGCCCTCCCCACCGTCCTGCGGCTGCTCCTGCTGCGGCTGCCCAACCTGGCCGTGGCCTCCCTGCCCATGGCCCTGCTGCTGGCGGTGCTGATGACCGCGGGCCGCCTCTCAGAGCACAACGAGGTGGTGGCCATGCGCACAGGAGGGATCAGCCTGGGAAGGATGAGCCTGCCGGTCCTGGTGGTGGCGGCGCTGGTGGCGGTAGGGGGAGCGGTGCTTGGCGAGTGGACGGTACCCCTGGCGGAGGATCGCTTCGCCCAGGAGATAAGCCGCGCCACCAGGCAGCCCCCGTCTCCACGCGGCTACGTCCTCTTCCGCGAGGTGGAAGGCTCCCGCGTCTCCGTCTACTACGCCCGCCGCATGGCCGGGGGCGGCGAGGTCCTGGAAGGGCTGGTGGTCAACCAGTTCGAGGCGGAGCGCCTGGTCCGGGTCATCGAGGCCAGGCGGGCCCGCTACAGCGGCGGCCGGTGGGAGTTCGAGGAGGGGACCGTCCACCTGCTTTCGGCGAGCCCACCGGTGGAGATGAGCTTCCACCGCCTGGAGGCCCAGATCCGGCGCACGCCGCGGGAGATCCTGGCCCAGCACAAAGACCCCTCGCAGATGACCATCCGGGAGCTGCGCGCCTATATCGCCGTCCTGCGGCGTACGGGGGAGGTCGTCGTCGAGTACCTGGTGTGGATGCACGCCCGGATGGCGCTGCCCAGCAGCAGCCTGCCCTTTGCCCTCCTGGCCATCCCCCTGGGGCTGCGTCCGCACCGCGGCGGGCCCTCCATCGGCCTGGGCCTGACCGTGCTGATCATCCTGATTTACTACCTGCTGACCAACGCCACACTTGCCCTGGGCCAGACCGGTCGCCTGCCGCCCCTGCTGGCCGCGTGGACGCCCAACCTATTGCTGGCCTCGCTGGGGGGTGCCCTCCTGTGGCGGGTGCGCTGA